The following nucleotide sequence is from Tardiphaga alba.
TCGACATGACCATGACGGCGCTGTTGCGAAAATCAGATGAAGGAACGGAAGAAGCTGAGCCGCTTGTCGATCGCATCGCTGCTGTCGCACGCCGCGAGCTGACGCCGATCGCGCTGGAGATCGACGAAGGAACGATCTATCCCGATCAAGCCTTGCGCCATCTCGGCGATATCGGCGCGTGGTCCGCGCATGCCGATCTCCGCGACACGATAAATGGCATCTCTGTTATCGGCGAGACCTGCGGCTCCACCGCTTTCATGGCCTGGTGCCAGAACACGCTGGTCTGGTACATACTGAACTCCGACAATGCCGCGCTGAAAGCGAAGTATCTGAGCGCCACCGCAAGCGGCAGGACGCTGGGCGGCACCGGTCTCTCCAATCCCATGAAGAGCTTCTTCGGAATCGAGAAGCTGAAGCTGAAGGGCAAGCGCGTCGATGGCGGCTATGTCGTCCGCGGCGCGCTGCCCTGGGTCTCCAATCTCGGCCCCGATCATCTGTTCGGCACGATCTTCGAGGCCGAGGAGACCGGCGAGAAGGTGATGTTCATCGCCGATTGCGTTGATGAGAATCTCTCGCTGACGCCTTGCAAGCCATTTCTCGCCATGGACGGCACCGGCACCTACGCCGTGCAATTTCGCGACGTCTTCATTCCCGACGATCAGGTGCTGGCGGCACCCGCGATGCCTTTCGTGAAGAAGATCCGTGCCGGCTTCATCCTGATGCAGATGGGCATGGGCCTCGGCCTGATCAGGGACTGCGTTGCCATCATGGACAGCGTCAAGCCGTCGCTCGCCCACGTCAATCGCTTCCTGCCGCAGCAACCCGAGGATTTTGCCGGTCTGCTCGCGAAGATGGAGGCCGAAACGATGATGCTGGCTGCGACACCCTACGAGACCAGCAACGATTACTGGCGCGCGGTTGTCGATCTGCGCCTGCGCGCCGGCGACGCGGCGGTGGCCGCCGCCCATGCCGCGATGCTGCATTGTGGCGCGCGCGGCTATCTCAAATCCCATCGCGCGCAGCGGCGCCTGCGCGAGGCCTATTTCGTGGCGATCGTCACTCCCGCCACAAAGCAGCTCCGGAAGATGCTCGCGGACAATGCGCGCGAACAGCAAGGAGACCACGCTCATTGACTTAAGTCAGGGCGCCAGACGGCACGGCCGACTACCAACGGTTCAACAGCGATGCACAACAGAGTGGAGGCTTGAAATGGCAGATGTTCTCATTTCCGCAGACGACCTCGCGACGTTCATGAAGCACGAGCCTTGTGTCATCATCGACACGCGCAATCCCGACGCCTATGCGGCCGGGCATATTCCCGGCGCTGTCAATCTCCATGAGATTTTCACGTTCCTCGCCACATCGACACCCGAGGGCATGGACGAATTGAAGAAGAAATTCGCGGACGCTTTCGGCGGCGCGGGTCTTTCGGGCACCGAGACCGCTGTGATTTACGAACAGTCGATGAATTCCGGTTTCGGCCAATCCTGCCGCGGTTACTTCCTGCTGGAATTCCTCGGCTACCCGAAGATCAAGGTGCTGCATGGAGGCTTCGACGCCTGGACCATGAAGGGTCTGCCGACCACCACGGATGTCCCGGCGCTGAAGCCCGCATCCTTCGCCATCAAGCCGGAGGCCGGTTCAATCCTGATCGATGCCGCCACCATGCAGGCCGCACTTGGCAATCCGTCGATCGCCATCCTCGACGTGCGCGATGTCGATGAATGGATCGGCGAAAGCTCATCGCCCTATGGCAAGGATTTCTGCCCGCGCATGGGCCGCATCCCTGGCGCCGTCTGGATCGAATGGTATCGCATGATGAAGCCGACCGGCGAAGGGCCGCGCTTCAAGTCGAAAAACGAGATCCTCGCCGAGTGCGCCACGGTCGGCATCACGCCATCCACCACGGTCTATCTCTATTGCTTCAAGGGAGCGCGTGCATCGAACACGTTCCTGGCGCTGAAGAATGCCGGCGTGATGGATGTGCGGATGTATTTCGGTTCGTGGAACGAATGGAGCCGCGATGTGAAATATCCGATTGAGGAGGGATTGCCCGTGGTCGGAGAAAAACAGGCGGTGGCGGCGTAAGCGATCGCTTCACACTCTCGCTGTCGTCGCCCGGCCGTGCGCGCAATTGTGCGCTAGGACCGGGTGACCCAGTAAACACCGGCCTCACTGTTTAGTTATGCTGATCTGTGTTTACTGGATCACCCGCTTTCGCGGGTGATGACAGATGGAGTGTCATCCACCCACCTTCCCGCGCTCCAGCCATCCCAGCGCGCGCTGGAACAGTTTGATGCATGACCGATGCAGCCGATCGCCCGTCGCCGGCGCGGCAAGTCCTGCACATGCACGGGCATAGGTGCCTTCGAGGATCAGGCCGAGCTTGTAGCAGCCGAGTACGCCGTACCATTGCAGCTGCGTGCAATCGCGCGGCGAGTTCGCCGCGTAATGCGCCATCAATTCGTTGATCCGCGCAAAACCATCCCACGGCTTGATACCGATCTCGGACGTCGTGTGTCCCTGCTCGTCCGGCCATGTCGCCATGATCCAGCCCATGTCGAGCAGGGGATCGCCGATGGTGCACAGCTCCCAGTCGACGATGGCCGCGAGCTCGGCTCTGTCTGGGCGAAACATCACATTAGCGAGGTGATAGTCGCCATGCAGAATGCCGGGCGCGAATTGCTTCGGGCGATGTGTGGTCAGCCAGTCCGCGACGGCATCGATGCCCGGGATCGCGGATGGACCCGGCCATTCCTTGTAATCGTGATAGCTCTCCAGCAGCGCGCGCCAGCGCGGCACCTGGCGTTCGAGAAAGCCGTCGCTCTTGCCGAAATCCGCGAGACCCGCTGCGGCGTGATCGACACGCGATAGAGCTAGAGCACCATCCACCAGCGCAAAACCCATGCGGCGACGGATCGCGGCGTCGCCGGCATGCAATGACGGCAATGCGACGGTGGCATTGAAGCCGTCGATGGGCTCCATCAGATAAAACGCCGCACCGATCACGTCGGTGTCGCTGCAGGCGGCGATCAGGCGCGGATGCGGCACCTCGGTCGATGCCAACACACCGAGCACGCGCGCCTCGCGCCGGTTGGTGGCATTGCCATCGCCGCGCGGATGCGCCGGCGAGCGGCGCAGCACATAAGAGCGACCGTCACGCGCGAAGCGCAGCAGCACATTCTGCGTTCCACCAGCCAGCGGTGTCACGGCTTCAAGCGCGCCGCGCCCGAGCTCTTGCGCATCCATCCAGCCGCGGAGCGCATCGAGATCGACGAGTTGCTGCCAGGCTTCCTCGCTCATGACATCGCCCTCAATGCGCGTCGCGCGGCACGATGTCGGGATAGTGCTCGCGCGCCCGCTCGCGCACCTGCGGCAGGTGATACGCCGGGAACAGAGCGTTGGTCGGCATGTACGCGCGCAGCACTTGCTTGGCGACGGTGACCTTGTGCACCTCGGTGGGACCATCCGCGAGGCCAAGGAAATAGGAATCGATCACCTGCTGCGCGAACGGCATCTCGCGTGAAAGCCCGATGGAGCCGTG
It contains:
- a CDS encoding acyl-CoA dehydrogenase family protein, with amino-acid sequence MTMTALLRKSDEGTEEAEPLVDRIAAVARRELTPIALEIDEGTIYPDQALRHLGDIGAWSAHADLRDTINGISVIGETCGSTAFMAWCQNTLVWYILNSDNAALKAKYLSATASGRTLGGTGLSNPMKSFFGIEKLKLKGKRVDGGYVVRGALPWVSNLGPDHLFGTIFEAEETGEKVMFIADCVDENLSLTPCKPFLAMDGTGTYAVQFRDVFIPDDQVLAAPAMPFVKKIRAGFILMQMGMGLGLIRDCVAIMDSVKPSLAHVNRFLPQQPEDFAGLLAKMEAETMMLAATPYETSNDYWRAVVDLRLRAGDAAVAAAHAAMLHCGARGYLKSHRAQRRLREAYFVAIVTPATKQLRKMLADNAREQQGDHAH
- a CDS encoding sulfurtransferase, which gives rise to MADVLISADDLATFMKHEPCVIIDTRNPDAYAAGHIPGAVNLHEIFTFLATSTPEGMDELKKKFADAFGGAGLSGTETAVIYEQSMNSGFGQSCRGYFLLEFLGYPKIKVLHGGFDAWTMKGLPTTTDVPALKPASFAIKPEAGSILIDAATMQAALGNPSIAILDVRDVDEWIGESSSPYGKDFCPRMGRIPGAVWIEWYRMMKPTGEGPRFKSKNEILAECATVGITPSTTVYLYCFKGARASNTFLALKNAGVMDVRMYFGSWNEWSRDVKYPIEEGLPVVGEKQAVAA
- a CDS encoding phosphotransferase family protein, whose protein sequence is MSEEAWQQLVDLDALRGWMDAQELGRGALEAVTPLAGGTQNVLLRFARDGRSYVLRRSPAHPRGDGNATNRREARVLGVLASTEVPHPRLIAACSDTDVIGAAFYLMEPIDGFNATVALPSLHAGDAAIRRRMGFALVDGALALSRVDHAAAGLADFGKSDGFLERQVPRWRALLESYHDYKEWPGPSAIPGIDAVADWLTTHRPKQFAPGILHGDYHLANVMFRPDRAELAAIVDWELCTIGDPLLDMGWIMATWPDEQGHTTSEIGIKPWDGFARINELMAHYAANSPRDCTQLQWYGVLGCYKLGLILEGTYARACAGLAAPATGDRLHRSCIKLFQRALGWLERGKVGG